The Syntrophotalea acetylenivorans genome contains the following window.
CATCCTGGAAGAGAGTCTGGGGGCGCAATATGTTGAGTCCCTGGGGGGCAAACCCTTCACCCCCGAGCTGGATGAGCTAGCCAAACAAGGCCTATGGTTTAAGCAACTTTACGCAACGGGAACTCGTTCCATTCGCGGCATTGAAGCCATCACTACCGGATTTCTTCCGAGCTCAGCACGTGGCGTCATAAAACTCGGCCTGGCACAACAAGGTTTTTTTACCATCGCTCGAATATTGAAGGAAGCTGGCTACCGCTCTGAGTTTATTTACGGGGGCGAAAGCCATTTCGACAACATGCGCGGCTTTCTTCTGGCTAATGGCTTTGACCGGGTCATCGACGAAAATGATTATGATGACCCGGACTTTCGTGGCACCTGGGGAGTTTCGGATGGCGACCTGTTTCGCCGGGCCGATAAGGAATTTTCCCGACACGGTGACAATCCCTTCTTTGCCCTGGTCTTTACCTCTTCTAATCACTCCCCCTATGATATCCCGGAAAACCCTGTAGCGAACTCGACGGCGAAGCGGGGTACTGTCGCCGATGCTATAAAATATGCCGACTATGCTTTGGGCGAGTTTTTCCGCAAGGCCCGTGCTTCCGATTACTGGGACAACACCCTGTTCCTGGTGGTTGCCGATCACGATGATGTGGTCAAAGGCCCCAGTCTGATCCCCATAGAACACTTCCACATTCCTGGGTTGATTCTGGGGGGGACCATCAAACCCGGCAAGTTCGACAAGATTGCCAGCCAGGCCGACCTGGCCCCAACCCTCTTGTCTCTCATGGGCATTGATTCTGAGCATCCCATGCCCGGTTATGACCTTTTACAGCTTCCCGAGGAATTTCCCGGCCGTGCCATTATGCAATACGGATCGACCCATGCATACATGCGTGGAGATCAGGTCGTGGTTCATGCGCAAAACAAACCGGCACAACAATTTACCTTCAGTTCCGGAAATCTTATCCCGATCCGGCAACCGGACCCAGAGCTGACAAAAGATGCCCTCGCCACAGCCCTCTGGCCAAACGTTGCATATCGGAAACAACAATATACCCTTGGCGAGCATTCTCTGGCCGCCGTCCGCATAAACGATAGCGATGGCCTAGTAGCCCAGCTCAAGCCTCGAGATGTAACTCATCTTGAGAAAGAAGAACTGGCCGGTAGTCGAAGACCTCTGCACAATTGACAGAATCGCTCCTGCACCATAGGCAAAGAATAAAAAAAACCTGTGAAGCTTGTCGTCATTACTTCTTTGCAATACCCCATAAGAACAAATAAGATGAAATTACTCCGGGGAGTAAAGTAGGTTTTAGAGCTATTGAACCCAGTCAATAGTCGAGTTGGTAAATACGAGAGATTGCTATGCGAATACTACTTGTAGAAGATGATGTGCGAACGGCACAGTTCATCAAAAAAGGGTTCACCCAGGCAGGGTTTGCGGTAGACTGTGCCGCCGACGGTATGGAAGGCCTGTTTATGGCCGAGGACGGACTTTATGACGTTGCCGTGATCGATATCATGTTACCCAAACTCGACGGCTTGACGCTCATCGAGCGTCTTCGCAAGCAACGGATCAATACCCCGATTCTTGTTCTGAGCGCAAAAAACACCGTTGATGACCGGGTTCTCGGTTTACAAACCGGCGGCGACGACTATCTGGTCAAACCCTTCGCCTTCACAGAACTATTGACCCGCGTCCAGGCCTTGTTGCGGCGAAGTCAGGCCCGGGAAGAGCCGACGACCTTGACAGTATCTGACCTGACCCTGGATATTGTGAAACGCAAGGTTTTCCGAGGGGAAATGGAAATCGAACTGCAACAACGTGAATTTTCACTGTTGGAATATCTTATGCGGAACGAGGGGCGGGTCGTTTCAAAGACGATGATTATGGAACACGTTTGGGATTATAATTTTGATCCGGAAAGCAATGTCGTCGAATCCCGCATCTGTCGCTTGCGGGACAAGGTCGACCTGCCGCGATTTCGTAAATTGATTCACACCGTACGGGGAGCAGGCTATCTCCTTGAGGATAAAAAATAGATGTTTCGTACCCTTCCTGCTCGTCTAACCTTTCTATATACCCTCCTCTTTGCCATCTTGTCGCTGGCTGTTTTCGAGACGATCGACAACAATCTGGAAACCAACCTGCTGCAAAGAGTCGATACCGAACTCAGCGGCGATGGCCGTGAGTGCGTGGAGATTTATCAGGAGAATGGACTCGAAGGCCTTGCGCGGGAAGTGTTTCTCGAGACGGAAGGCGAAGGGGACGAGCATGTTTTTATCCGCGTCTATTCGCCCGAATTCAAAGTAGTTTCCTCCTCCGATCTCAGCCGTTGGCAGGGGTTGCCAGCGCATACCCGAGAACTGGAGATACACCGCAGCGAACGCTTCCAGACCATCTACCTGCCCGGGAATCGGGACCGGGTGCGAATATTTTTTCAGGAACTTGGGGACGGTCATCTTATTCAGTTCGGCAAGATTCTCAGCGAGGACGAACAGCTCCTCAAAGACTTTCGCGGGGTGTTTTACCTCTCTTTTGCGATTATGCTCATGGTCGGCATTCTCATCGGCTTTTATGTGGCAAAGAATGCCCTTAGCGGCATTCAACGTGTCCGGCACGGTGCCGACCAGATGAGCCGGGGCGATTTGTCGCAACGCATCGTCCTGGATGGTGGCAGTGAAGAGATCAAGAATCTTACCCACTCCTTCAATCGCATGCAGGACCGGATTCAGTCTCTTATCGGTGAGCTGCATGACGTAACCAATAACGTAGCCCATGACCTGCGAAGTCCGGTGACACGCATGCGCGGCCTGGCAGAAACAACGCTGACGGGCGACCAGAGTCTTGAAGAATATCGGGACATGGCAGGGGCCGTTGTTGAAGAGAGTGACCGTCTGGTTGGCATAATCAACGTTATGCTCGAAATCGCCGAAACCGATGCAGGCCTGCGCCCACCTGCCCAAAAGCCTGTCGATATAAAAGAAATAATTCAGGACGTGGCAGAACTTTATTCCTCGGTCGCACAGGATAAGGGGATATCCTTAACCACAAAAATCCCTGAGATTGACCTCATTGTGTATGGCGATCGGAGTTGTCTGCAAAGGGCACTCGCCAATCTGCTAGACAATGCGATAAAGTTCACCCAGCAAGGCGGACAAGTGGTGGTTTCTGCACATACCGAAAATCAACACCTTGTTGTTAAGGTCGTTGACAATGGACCTGGCATCCCCAAAGACGACTTGGTCCGTATCTATGATCGGTTTTTCCGGGGGGATCAAAGTCGTTCAACACCAGGAAACGGCCTTGGCCTGACTCTGGTCCAGTCGATTGTTCACGCCCACGGCGGAGAGATTTCCGTTGACAGTTCAACCGATCAAGGTACACAGGCAAAAATCTCTCTACCAATGCATTAAATCACAATCAAAAAAAATTTGAATTTCGCCATTCACCTGGCATGAAAATGGCCCATCCGTAACTCAGATGGGTCGTTCTTGTTTCAAGCCATGTCTGTAATTGCAATAAAAACGATACCCTATTGAGAGTTTGCTACGAATACTGCTTCTTGCTGGAAAGTTCTGAAAGGAATAGTGTCGCAGACGGCCGGGCTCTACCCTGCATAAACGCTGGAGCGGAACTCAGCCTGATCCAATAGGGTAGGCAAACCGATGACAGTGATCCATGGGGAGGCGCTGTTACCTCCCTGGCAGATCACAGGGATTTCGATCAGCTAGAAAAGTGCTATTAAATACGTCAGTCAGCAGAGAACCGCTCGCATAAAAGGCACCATATTCTGGTGCGGGAGGACTCGCGCAAAGCTAAAGAACCACCCCCTACTGCAGGCCTTCATAAACCCAATCGGTCAGACACAGGGACAAACCATAAACCTTGGCCCTTACCGATTGGGTTAAGCCCATACAACCATGGGAGTCGTCCTGTTCACTGACCTCGTTGGGTTTCTCCTGAATAGCCAAGACCTGCCACTGGCGTTGTTCTAGATAATCCAAGGCTTTATGGGCCGCGCTATTGCTGGTTTCCGCCTCGACCCAGAAATGGGCCAGGGCTTGTTTGACCTTGCGGGGGCGATCTTGGTTCCAGGGGGGAGTGACTTTCATGCTGAGATAGTACAAAATACTGCCTCCTTTGGAATATGGGACATTCTCAACTACGCAGCCTGTCGTCTCTGTCCCGGATGCCACTATACTCCTATACCGTCCGCGACCAAGCACTGGCTGCTGCTTCCACTGAAAATATTAGCAAAAACTATGCAAACTAATCGATTCTCCGTCAAAAAATTTGCATTTTTTCAAGTTCCACCCTTTTTGTTATACTTTTTGTAAATGATATCCAACACCTTCACTTCACCCCAAGGGCCGGTAGCGCATGAATGAAATGACTGTCTGGAAACTCTTTGAACCCTATTTTCTGGCTATTCTGCTCGGGGCCCTGATGGGCTTGGAGCGAGAACGACAGGAGCAGAGGCTAGCCGGATTTCGCACCTTCATTCTGGTGACGCTGCTGGGAGCCATCTGCGGCAACATGGCGCTCAGCGGTTCGTATCCATGGATGGTCCCTGCGGGCCTTTTGGCCGTTACCGTTCAGTCGGCCATGGTCCATGTCCTCCGCCTTAAAGAAGACATAAAACCGGGGTTGACCACCTCCGTCGCCCTCTTGGTGGCTTATGGCATCGGGGGTCTGCTGGCGACAGGCTACACGGTACCCGCCGTAGCCATCGCCCTGGCGACCACGGTCATTCTCTATTTCAAACTGCAGATGCACGAATTCTCTCGCCGCCTGCAACAAAGAGACCTCTATGCGATTTTTCAATTTATTCTGGTCGCATTTATCATTTTACCGATTCTGCCCAACCGGGGCTTCGGCCCCTACCAGGCATTGAACCCCTACAATATCTGGCTGATGGTGGTGATCATCAGCGCCATCAACCTGGCCGGCTATATCACTCTCAAGGTAGCCGGACAACGTTGGGGCAGCCCGGTACTCGGCATCCTCGGCGGTATTGTTTCCAGCACCGCCACCACTCTGTCGTTCAGTCGCTACACCCGGGACAACCCCGGCTTCTCCCGAGCCGCAGCTCTCGTTGTCGCCCTGGCTTCAACAGTGGTGCTGATACGCGTCGCCTTCCTGATCGGCATGATCCAGCCTACTCTCTTGGCCGGGCTGGCTCTCCCCATGGCAGCCATGTTCGTCGGCGGCCTGGTCCCGGCCTTTATGATCTGGCTGTCCCGTCCTGAAATAAGTTTACAGCTAGGAGGCTTATTTATGGACACAGCAGAAAGTAAGCGGAAGAGACGTACTCAACGTGATTACACCATGGGCTTTAAATTGCAGGTGGTTGCTGCCGTAGAAAAAGGCGACATGACCTACAAGCAGGCTCAGAAGATTTATGGCATCCAGGGCCGCTCGACAGTGTTAAAATGGTTGCGAAAACACGGAAGGCTGGATTGGACCCAACCTGTGAGGATGACCATGCCCAAATCTCCCAAAGCCAAAGAAAGTCCCGCACAGAAAATCAAGCGACTCGAGCGCGAACTTGAGGATGAACGTCTTCGCAATCTGTTGTTGAATGAAGTGGTGGATATCCTGGATGCAGAGCACGGAACGGGACTGCGAAAAAAGTATATTGCCAAGGAGCGAGACGCCTTCAAAAACAAAAAGGGCTGAGTCTAAGCCGCGCTTGTAAGCTCCTTGGCATCACCCGGCAAGCCGTTTATCAAAGAGAAAAACGCAGTGAGCAGCGCAGCATAGAGTTGGCACCCGTCAAGTCAATGGTGATGGAGGTCAGACGGTTTATGCCGCGGCTTGGTACGCGCAAACTGTATTTTTTGTTGAAACCCATGTTTGTTGAGCAGGGAATAAAGTTGGGGCGTGACGCTTTTTTTGACTATTTGAGAGCGCATCAACTGCTGGTGACACCGATCAAGCGCTACACAAAAACGACGCACAGCAAACATTGGATGAAGAAATACCCGAATCGTTTAGGCAGTCAAGAGATCAGCTGTGCCGAACAAGCCTTTGTGAGCGATATTACCTACGTTGAAACGGATGAAGGTGTTCACTATCTATCATTGGTCACAGATGCCTATAGCCGCAAAATCATGGGTTATGAAGTCAGTGACAATATGCGTGCTGACAGGGTCGTAAAAGCTTTACGTCGGGCAGCTAAGCAACGACAGACAAGCCGAGCGTTAATACACCATTCAGACCGAGGTCTACAATATTGTTCAGCGATCTACCAGCAAGAGCTAAAGCGTCATGGTATGACGCCGTCAATGACAGATGGCTATGATTGTTATCAGAACGCTTTGGCCGAGAGGGTAAATGGTATTTTGAAGCAGGAGTTTCTGATCACCAAGTGCCGGACTTTGAGTGAGTTGAAGGGTTTGGTGCGGGAATCCGTCGATACCTACAATCGTCTGAGGCCACACCTCAGCTTAGACATGAAAACACCAGAAGAAGTACATAAGAAAGCCACCTCCGCAAGGGAGGTGGCTTGAAAAAACCGTCAATCTATTTTAGGACGTGACAGGCGAAAAACCCCCCGCAACGATGGGCCGGCACCAGACACCAAGAACCCTGTGGAACTGCCTCAGGCCCTGTTTTTCGGTCTGCTCTACGCCGCGGTCATCCTCGCCGTTTCCGCAGCGAAAGATTATTTAGGCGACCGCGGAGTCTATATCGTCGCTCTGATTTCCGGCCTGACCGATGTCGATGCCATCACCCTGTCCAATGCGCGCCTGGTTCAACAGGGGGTATTGGGAGCATCCCAAGCCCACATCAGCATCCTCATCGCCCTCGTCTCCAACCTCTGCTTCAAGCTCGGCCTGGTCGGATTTTTCAGCACCCGACAGATGTTCCGCTGGACCCTGTGCTGTTTCGTCTGCCTTGCCCTTCCCGCCCTGCTGATTCTCATCTAGAAACATCATAAAGGTAATAACTTTCCCGCATGGGTACAGCTCCCTTGTGAGCTGCTGCTTCCTTAGAAAAACCGGCTGTTTGCGGCAGACAGCATAGCCTTAACAACATCCCTTTTGAGCTTTTGCAGGATTGTTTCCGCCAGATTGATTTGATGAAACATTAAACCTCTATTTTCGCTTTTCCACACACGACTCCGTTCGACCTTTCCTGATACCTTCTCGTATCCAACCCTCAGAATCAGCCTTGGTCAGGGGAAGAACGTGCTGCTGTGGAATTGTCCCTCCCATCTGGTAGATTTTAGATATGAGCTTGATGTAACTGCAATTTCCCCATGGGAGATATGAATGAAATTTCGATGGAGATCCGAAGAGGGAGCATCAGCAGTTGAATATGCTGTGCTTCTGGCCTTGATAATCTTAGTAGCAATGCTTTCCATTACAAACCTTGGAACCAAGGTATCCAATACCTACGAGCCGTTGGCGAATGCCCTGCCCGGAGATGGGGGAGGTTCTGGAGGTTCTGGAGGTTCTGGAGGTTCTGGAGGTTCTGGAGGTTCTGGCGGTTCTGGCGGTTCTGGCGGTTCCGGTGGTTCCGGTGGTTCCGGTGGTTCCGGTGGTTCCGGTGGTTCCGGTGGTTCCGGTGGTTCGGGTGGTTCGGGTGGTTCGGGTGGTTCCGGTGGTTCCGGTGGTTCGGTGGTTCGGGTGGTTCGGGCGGTTCGGGCGGTTCGGGCGGTTCGGGCGGTTCGGGCGGTTCGGGTGGTTCGGGTGGTTCGGGTGGTTCGGGTGGTTCGGGTGGTTCGGGCGGTTCGGGTGGTTCGGGTGGTTCCGGTGGTTCGGGTGGTTCCGGTGGTTCGGGTGGTTCGGGTGGTTCGGGTGGTTCGGGTGGTTCGGGCGGTTCGGGCGGTTCGGGCGGTTCCGGTGGTTCCGGTGGTTCCGGTGGTTCCGGTGGTTCCGGTGGTTCCGGTGGTTCCGGTGGTTCCGGTGGTTCCGGTGGTTCCGGTGGTTCCGGTGGTTCCGGTGGTTCAGGCGGTGGTTCAGGCGGCGGTTCAGGTGGTAAGCCAACGGCCATTGCTTCCTCCACTTACCAGCAAACGGATACCGTGGATCAGTCTCAAGTCCCGATTCGGTCTTGGGGAGAATATCTGGCAGTGAACATGTGGCTTTCCAATACGGAAAAAGAAGAAAAGGAGGGCCAACAGTTCAATATTCAGGCACCCGCGGCAGACCCGGTCCAACGCACTTTGGCGTTCTGGAGTATGGCCTTTTTTGTCCTGTTCTCCTTTGTAGCCAGCCTACTTGCTCATAGTCTGGTTAAAAGCTATCTCAAGGCGGCCCTTGTTATCGGTTTTGGCTTCGCTTTCGCTAGTCTGGTCGGCTATTGTTTCAGCGCTGTCCTCCCCCCCATTCTTCTCATGGTGGTGGCGGTTGTCGCCAAAGGTTTAGTGGCGTTGCTCATAGCCCTGGTGGTCGGCCTGCCGTTTCTTTATATGCGGCAAAAAGACTGAAAGAACAAAAAACCGAATTGCGCTTTTATTATAAATCACGTTCCCTCCGATCCTGACTGAATTGAAGTTGATTTCGAAATATTTGCTACCAACGCCGGCAATGGCCCGCAAGACGCAACTCAATACTAGATATTAAGTTCACCACGCTGGCTGGTTTTTCCGGGCTCTATACATCTCTTTCAGGCCCGCTTTACAGCAAAGATCAAGGTGCTAAACTCCAAGAGGGTGAAACTTCCACGGATCTTAACAAAGGAGGATGCAATGCCTTACGGAAAGGGCCGGACCTACAAAAAAGTCGAAGTAATTGGGGTATCCAGCGCAGGAATCGAAGAGGCCATTCAACAGGCTGTAACCAAGGCACAGAAATCCTTAGAAAAACTTTCCTGGTTTGAGGTTGAGGAAGTTCGCGGTCATATTGGTGATGACGGCAAAGTCAGTGAGTATCAGGTTATCATCAAGGTTGCCTTTGAGCTGAAGTAGGTGACCATGTTTCGAACATGACCTTCAAAAGGCGTAAATCCGGCAAGTTGCCAGAGCCCAGATTAATCCCCTGGATCGCCTCCATCTTGCTGGATGCGGCTCCTCGTCTTAGTCAGACTCTTACAAGTTGTCAACTCTGGGAAAAGAAAAACCCGCCTGGCAAACCAGTCGGGTTTTTCTGATATATCAGGAATTTCAGTAATCCCACTAGCAACCCTCCTTTTCAGGCGCAAAATAATCCGGAACAACTTGTCATACAGCTTATCCTTGACCTTCGCCATTTATTAATTAGCTACATTGGCTTTGTTTTATTTTTGATGGGTTCTGGAAATATGCCGGCTTGGAAAGGGTCAAGCAAACGCCAATCCAATAGAATTTCATAGTCAGGAAAAAGTCCGGCAGGTAATGTTTCCGTCAGCCGTCAGCATCGGCATTTGCTGTTAAACTTGGTTAACCATACAGTCTGCATAAGCCGAGGCATACTTAATGGCAGAGATGCTTATTTATCTGAAAAGAGGTAATTCCAAGTTTTTTGATTTTCTGGCCATTGTTTTATACAGGTGTAAAATATTAGTTATGCGGCCAAGACAGGAAGAGGCGCATATGAGAGTCGACAAGTAACCTCAGGATTAGTCGAATGTCCTTCAAATGTCAGGAGGATAAGACAATGACGACGAAGAAAATACTCTTTCTATGCGGCAGCCCCCGCCACAAACGAAGCGCCAGCCTGTGTACGGCGAAGTACCTGGCCCGTTTCCTCGATTACGACTACGAATTTGTAGACGTGGTCAAGGCCAGGCTGTCCACCGATCCCAGTAAACCCGAGCCATCCTTCTTAAAGATCGTAGAAAAGATGCAGACGGCCGACGCCATCGTCTGGACCTTCGGCGCATGGCTTTTGTTCGTTCCGGTGCAGATGCAGTATCTTCTCGACAAGCTGTTTACCCAGGGATATGACTTCAGCGGAAAAGTCGCGGCGGCAGTGATGACCTCGGTTCATGTTCACGACGATTTCATCCTCGACCGGGTGCGCTTTGTTAGCGAGCAGTTGGGCTTGGGCTATGTCGGGGATGTGTCTGCCGTGGGCAATCCCTTCTTTGGCTACGAGGACGAGGAAGTGACGGAGGACAGTTGCCGTATTCTGGCCGGACAGCTCAACCACACGCTGGCCGACGGGTACTTGCCCGCCAGACATTATCCGCCGGTTGAGCGCAGGTATCTTTCCTCCACGCACCGGGGTCCAGGATTTACAGTGGACGATCCACCAGTGCCGAAAACCGGCGATAAGACGATCCTGGTCCTCACCGGCAATCGCCTGTCGGAAGACTCGGCCAATGCCTCGGTCATAGAATCTATTCGCCGCTATTCCCGGAACAGCGTTGAGGTGATTGAGCTACAGGACCGTCAGGTTGGCCCCTGCGTAGGATGTTACCTTTGCGACTTTCACGAGGATGGAGTCTGTGTTCTTAAGGACGAATACGAGACGATCAAGCAGCACCTGCACCAGGTTGATGGCATCGTTTTTGTCGGCACCTGTGTCTCCGGGATGGTGGACTGTCACCTGAAGGCTTTTCTCGACCGCTGTTGGGGCTTCGCCCATCGCCCCTCGCTGAAGGGCAAGTATGGCTTCGTAATTGCTACTGGCGGCGGGCCGCTGGAAGCAGAGGCCGCTTGGTACCTGCGGAATGTCCTGAACAAATTCGGCCCGTGTTGCATCGCCGCCCTGACTCAACGCGCGGAAAACGCCCCTATCTTTACCGCCACCGTGCGCCGGACGGTTGAAGACCTGGACCGGGCGCTCGACGAGAAATGGCAGATTGCTGACCGATTTGGCACCCGTGGCGCCACCTGGACGTTCCGCGATTTGGCAGCCACAAGCGGGATGGTACTCCGGGCGGACTACGAGTTCCACAAAGAGCACCGGATGTTTGATGCCCCATCTCCAGGTGGCGTGAACATGCTTATGAGGCTGCTCTTCAGGAGTGAGAAACTGAAACAATTGATGGTGGCGAAGAATCAAGCGCGGATCGCAAAAGCGCGTGGAAAACGCCTGGACGCATACCTTCGACGTGGCCGATTGGGAAAAGGGGAAGAAACTTCAAGCTGATGCCAACGAGAATATGGGTAGGAGGTAGGAGAGCGACTGCATAAACGTTATTTGGGATGTGGCCGCATAAACGTCGCGGCACCTGATTGCACTATCGGCGTGAAATCAGAGGTGCCTTTATGATTAGTGGTGACGTTGGCAAGGAGAGGCTCGGCATATAAGCCGGGCGGCAAGTGAGTTCCATTCCGTTGATACTGTAGAA
Protein-coding sequences here:
- a CDS encoding LTA synthase family protein — encoded protein: MSKVSLFEKRPKQVTRYFARIAKAAGPLLPLLKFFALATLLLSLTRFGLVLWQWPRVAAVDGLWRVLGFGIRMDMILICYLLIPLVLGLFLFPVRLNSKSIWQKFSSVWLSFWIVFLVFMETATPPFILQYDLRPNRIFIEYLNHPREVALTIWGGFRAQLLVALILTTAMIFVVRWIFRAPVKPVPQWSIWKRLVVCPLVLCILFIGGRNSFDHRPANPSTAAFSSDHLVNELCLNSAYSVLYSIYRLKDEKNTGKIYPRMKKEEIVQRMRREMMLPSAAFVSEEVPTLHQQKASSVRQKPMNLVIILEESLGAQYVESLGGKPFTPELDELAKQGLWFKQLYATGTRSIRGIEAITTGFLPSSARGVIKLGLAQQGFFTIARILKEAGYRSEFIYGGESHFDNMRGFLLANGFDRVIDENDYDDPDFRGTWGVSDGDLFRRADKEFSRHGDNPFFALVFTSSNHSPYDIPENPVANSTAKRGTVADAIKYADYALGEFFRKARASDYWDNTLFLVVADHDDVVKGPSLIPIEHFHIPGLILGGTIKPGKFDKIASQADLAPTLLSLMGIDSEHPMPGYDLLQLPEEFPGRAIMQYGSTHAYMRGDQVVVHAQNKPAQQFTFSSGNLIPIRQPDPELTKDALATALWPNVAYRKQQYTLGEHSLAAVRINDSDGLVAQLKPRDVTHLEKEELAGSRRPLHN
- a CDS encoding response regulator transcription factor translates to MRILLVEDDVRTAQFIKKGFTQAGFAVDCAADGMEGLFMAEDGLYDVAVIDIMLPKLDGLTLIERLRKQRINTPILVLSAKNTVDDRVLGLQTGGDDYLVKPFAFTELLTRVQALLRRSQAREEPTTLTVSDLTLDIVKRKVFRGEMEIELQQREFSLLEYLMRNEGRVVSKTMIMEHVWDYNFDPESNVVESRICRLRDKVDLPRFRKLIHTVRGAGYLLEDKK
- a CDS encoding sensor histidine kinase; translation: MFRTLPARLTFLYTLLFAILSLAVFETIDNNLETNLLQRVDTELSGDGRECVEIYQENGLEGLAREVFLETEGEGDEHVFIRVYSPEFKVVSSSDLSRWQGLPAHTRELEIHRSERFQTIYLPGNRDRVRIFFQELGDGHLIQFGKILSEDEQLLKDFRGVFYLSFAIMLMVGILIGFYVAKNALSGIQRVRHGADQMSRGDLSQRIVLDGGSEEIKNLTHSFNRMQDRIQSLIGELHDVTNNVAHDLRSPVTRMRGLAETTLTGDQSLEEYRDMAGAVVEESDRLVGIINVMLEIAETDAGLRPPAQKPVDIKEIIQDVAELYSSVAQDKGISLTTKIPEIDLIVYGDRSCLQRALANLLDNAIKFTQQGGQVVVSAHTENQHLVVKVVDNGPGIPKDDLVRIYDRFFRGDQSRSTPGNGLGLTLVQSIVHAHGGEISVDSSTDQGTQAKISLPMH
- a CDS encoding IS3 family transposase (programmed frameshift), producing the protein MDTAESKRKRRTQRDYTMGFKLQVVAAVEKGDMTYKQAQKIYGIQGRSTVLKWLRKHGRLDWTQPVRMTMPKSPKAKESPAQKIKRLERELEDERLRNLLLNEVVDILDAEHGTGLRKKYIAKARRLQKQKGLSLSRACKLLGITRQAVYQREKRSEQRSIELAPVKSMVMEVRRFMPRLGTRKLYFLLKPMFVEQGIKLGRDAFFDYLRAHQLLVTPIKRYTKTTHSKHWMKKYPNRLGSQEISCAEQAFVSDITYVETDEGVHYLSLVTDAYSRKIMGYEVSDNMRADRVVKALRRAAKQRQTSRALIHHSDRGLQYCSAIYQQELKRHGMTPSMTDGYDCYQNALAERVNGILKQEFLITKCRTLSELKGLVRESVDTYNRLRPHLSLDMKTPEEVHKKATSAREVA
- a CDS encoding DUF4010 domain-containing protein; its protein translation is MLGRDRRKTPRNDGPAPDTKNPVELPQALFFGLLYAAVILAVSAAKDYLGDRGVYIVALISGLTDVDAITLSNARLVQQGVLGASQAHISILIALVSNLCFKLGLVGFFSTRQMFRWTLCCFVCLALPALLILI
- a CDS encoding Flp family type IVb pilin, coding for MKFRWRSEEGASAVEYAVLLALIILVAMLSITNLGTKVSNTYEPLANALPGDGGGSGGSGGSGGSGGSGGSGGSGGSGGSGGSGGSGGSGGSGGSGGSGGSGGSGGSGGSGGSGGSVVRVVRAVRAVRAVRAVRAVRVVRVVRVVRVVRVVRAVRVVRVVPVVRVVPVVRVVRVVRVVRVVRAVRAVRAVPVVPVVPVVPVVPVVPVVPVVPVVPVVPVVPVVPVVQAVVQAAVQVVSQRPLLPPLTSKRIPWISLKSRFGLGENIWQ
- a CDS encoding dodecin, which codes for MPYGKGRTYKKVEVIGVSSAGIEEAIQQAVTKAQKSLEKLSWFEVEEVRGHIGDDGKVSEYQVIIKVAFELK
- a CDS encoding NAD(P)H-dependent oxidoreductase; protein product: MTTKKILFLCGSPRHKRSASLCTAKYLARFLDYDYEFVDVVKARLSTDPSKPEPSFLKIVEKMQTADAIVWTFGAWLLFVPVQMQYLLDKLFTQGYDFSGKVAAAVMTSVHVHDDFILDRVRFVSEQLGLGYVGDVSAVGNPFFGYEDEEVTEDSCRILAGQLNHTLADGYLPARHYPPVERRYLSSTHRGPGFTVDDPPVPKTGDKTILVLTGNRLSEDSANASVIESIRRYSRNSVEVIELQDRQVGPCVGCYLCDFHEDGVCVLKDEYETIKQHLHQVDGIVFVGTCVSGMVDCHLKAFLDRCWGFAHRPSLKGKYGFVIATGGGPLEAEAAWYLRNVLNKFGPCCIAALTQRAENAPIFTATVRRTVEDLDRALDEKWQIADRFGTRGATWTFRDLAATSGMVLRADYEFHKEHRMFDAPSPGGVNMLMRLLFRSEKLKQLMVAKNQARIAKARGKRLDAYLRRGRLGKGEETSS